In a single window of the Pirellulales bacterium genome:
- a CDS encoding STAS domain-containing protein: protein MPESKSFEVKQVGPVTLIQPREAELVGRNAINDLADDLIAFVRTEKPTNIVVSLKRVTRYSSEAIGGLIRMERRVRAQGGRVKLCMNNELRELFKVTRLDGTLFEIYDSESDAVASFFEKGKDLFGA from the coding sequence ATGCCGGAATCCAAGTCGTTCGAGGTCAAACAAGTTGGCCCCGTCACGCTCATCCAACCGCGCGAGGCCGAACTCGTCGGCCGGAACGCCATCAACGACCTGGCGGACGATCTGATCGCGTTTGTGCGCACCGAGAAGCCCACAAATATCGTCGTGTCGTTGAAACGCGTCACACGTTATTCCTCCGAGGCCATCGGCGGACTGATCCGCATGGAGCGTCGCGTGCGCGCCCAGGGTGGACGTGTGAAGTTGTGCATGAATAACGAGCTGCGCGAACTGTTCAAAGTCACCCGGCTCGACGGCACGCTGTTCGAAATCTACGACTCCGAGTCAGACGCCGTGGCATCATTCTTCGAGAAGGGCAAAGACCTCTTCGGCGCTTAG
- a CDS encoding SDR family oxidoreductase: MRTFLVTGGAGFIGSHIVEALLARGDRVRILDNFSTGHHANIPKNDRVEVVEGCVTNEAIVARAVKGVDCIFHEAALASVPRSIEAPLDTNAACVTGTVTMLNEAQKAGVRRLVYAASSSAYGDKLTSSKRESDLAAPLSPYAAAKLAGEFYCQAFAHSFGIETVAIRYFNVFGPRQDPNSPYSAVIPLFVTAMLAGRAPMIYGDGGQSRDFTFVGNVVQGNLLAADAPNASGQVFNVANGRSTTLLELIRLLNEYLGTKVQPVFQPARVGDVRESLADISEARRGLAYEPQVDFEEGLRRTIAYYRETAGKK, from the coding sequence ATGAGAACATTTCTGGTCACCGGCGGTGCCGGCTTCATCGGATCGCACATTGTCGAGGCGCTGCTGGCGCGCGGCGACCGGGTCCGGATCCTGGATAACTTCAGCACCGGCCATCACGCCAATATCCCCAAGAACGACCGCGTCGAGGTCGTTGAAGGCTGCGTCACGAACGAGGCGATCGTCGCCCGCGCCGTAAAAGGCGTGGATTGCATCTTCCACGAGGCGGCACTCGCCAGCGTGCCGCGCAGCATCGAGGCGCCGCTGGATACCAATGCCGCCTGTGTCACCGGCACGGTGACCATGCTGAACGAGGCGCAGAAGGCGGGCGTCCGTCGCCTTGTCTACGCAGCCAGCAGCAGTGCTTATGGCGACAAGTTGACGTCGTCGAAGCGCGAGTCCGACTTGGCCGCTCCCTTGTCTCCCTATGCCGCCGCAAAATTGGCCGGCGAGTTTTACTGCCAGGCTTTTGCCCATAGCTTTGGCATCGAAACCGTGGCGATTCGCTACTTCAACGTTTTTGGTCCGCGACAAGACCCGAATAGTCCCTATTCGGCAGTGATTCCGCTCTTCGTCACGGCGATGCTCGCCGGTCGGGCACCGATGATCTATGGCGATGGGGGCCAATCGCGCGACTTCACGTTCGTGGGCAATGTGGTGCAAGGCAACCTGCTGGCGGCCGATGCCCCGAATGCAAGCGGCCAAGTGTTCAACGTCGCCAACGGTCGCTCCACCACGCTATTGGAATTGATTCGCCTGTTGAACGAGTACCTGGGCACGAAAGTACAGCCCGTCTTTCAGCCGGCGCGCGTCGGAGACGTGCGGGAAAGCCTGGCCGATATCAGCGAAGCCCGCCGCGGACTAGCCTACGAGCCGCAGGTCGACTTCGAAGAGGGCCTGCGCCGCACGATTGCCTACTATCGCGAAACAGCGGGCAAGAAATAG
- a CDS encoding PmoA family protein, whose translation MRSHFAVACFSVAICGFLAGPRPLLADEVAVEKHDDGVRVTLGGKPFAEYLIHNGPKPIVWPIIGPGGHEMTRNYPMKLVEGEKRDHPHHRSLWFTHGSVNGIDFWTEVPGMGKEVHREYLKCEANGPAGVISTINDWIGPDGKKHCEDVRTLTFRGNDETRSIDFDIAIKASEGPVLFGDTKEGSMGLRVPTALDAAKLTGKRGEIVTSEGARDGAAWGKQAAWVDYHGSIGDDAVGIAILNHPSSFRFPTYWHVRDYGLFAANPFGLHDFHKSEDKHEGDYTLPAGETMTLRYRFVFHRGDEKGGKIAEAFQAYSKEPRP comes from the coding sequence GTGCGATCTCATTTTGCCGTGGCCTGTTTTAGCGTGGCGATTTGCGGCTTCTTGGCAGGCCCGCGGCCGCTGTTAGCCGATGAAGTTGCCGTCGAGAAGCACGACGACGGCGTGCGCGTGACGCTGGGGGGCAAACCGTTTGCGGAATACCTGATTCATAACGGTCCCAAGCCGATCGTGTGGCCGATCATCGGCCCGGGCGGGCATGAAATGACCCGCAACTACCCCATGAAGCTGGTCGAAGGGGAAAAGCGCGATCATCCGCACCACCGCTCGCTGTGGTTCACCCATGGCAGCGTCAACGGCATTGATTTCTGGACGGAAGTGCCGGGAATGGGCAAAGAGGTCCACCGCGAGTATCTGAAGTGCGAGGCCAACGGTCCGGCGGGCGTGATCAGCACCATTAACGACTGGATCGGGCCCGACGGTAAGAAGCATTGCGAAGATGTCCGCACCCTCACGTTTCGCGGCAATGACGAGACGCGGAGCATCGATTTCGATATCGCGATCAAAGCCAGCGAAGGGCCGGTCCTGTTTGGTGACACCAAAGAAGGGTCAATGGGGCTGCGCGTGCCGACGGCGCTCGATGCCGCAAAGCTAACCGGCAAGCGGGGTGAGATCGTCACCAGCGAAGGAGCACGCGACGGGGCCGCATGGGGCAAGCAAGCCGCCTGGGTCGACTACCACGGCAGCATCGGGGATGACGCCGTGGGGATCGCGATCTTGAATCATCCTTCGAGCTTCCGATTTCCGACGTACTGGCACGTGCGCGATTACGGACTGTTCGCGGCCAATCCGTTCGGTCTGCACGACTTTCACAAGTCGGAGGATAAGCACGAAGGGGATTACACGCTGCCAGCGGGCGAAACGATGACGCTGCGTTATCGCTTCGTGTTCCATCGCGGCGACGAGAAGGGTGGAAAAATCGCCGAGGCGTTCCAGGCCTACTCGAAGGAACCGCGGCCGTAG
- a CDS encoding carbon storage regulator, whose protein sequence is MLVLSRRENERIKLGDSIVVTVVRVGRDKVRLGIEAPSDMLVLRHELEGVPRPEAAASRECTPPLAGGLERSAG, encoded by the coding sequence ATGCTGGTATTATCGCGCAGGGAAAACGAGCGCATAAAGTTGGGAGACTCGATTGTTGTCACTGTCGTGCGGGTCGGCCGTGACAAAGTGCGATTGGGGATCGAGGCCCCTTCCGACATGCTCGTTCTTCGCCATGAACTAGAGGGCGTGCCGCGTCCCGAAGCGGCCGCCAGCCGGGAATGTACGCCGCCCCTTGCCGGGGGTTTAGAACGGTCTGCGGGTTAA
- a CDS encoding DUF1501 domain-containing protein: protein MFQLRTGRRQFISVGAAGIGLTLPGFMRAQSARAEQKDYEHIAAKAQSIIHIFLPGGMAHQESFDPKPYAPIEYRGELNAIATKIPGQQFAETLPRTAEMADKLTVIRSMTHGEAAHERGTHNMFTGYKPSPALVFPSMGSVVSHEYGPRNNLPPYVCIPNQLNEYAGTGYLSSSFAPFSLGADPASAGFQVRDLNMAGGVDNIRFDRRKTALQTVNDYFRAKEKSDAIDAMDTFYERAYSLVSSKDAREAFNIEAEPAAIRDEYGRNEAGQRMLMARRLVVAGVRFVALTYSGWDMHTGIAAGMRGALPAFDQGFATLVRDLDRMGKLDETLIMVSTEFGRTPKINGNAGRDHWPKVFSVVLAGGGIKRGAIFGSSNAVASEPEDDPIEPPDLATTIYHQLGIVADKELMAPGNRPIEIVDGGQVRKGLLA, encoded by the coding sequence ATGTTTCAGCTTCGCACTGGTCGTCGGCAATTCATTTCGGTCGGAGCCGCCGGCATAGGGCTCACTTTGCCGGGCTTTATGCGGGCCCAATCGGCCCGCGCCGAGCAGAAGGACTATGAGCACATTGCTGCCAAGGCACAGAGCATCATTCATATCTTTCTGCCCGGTGGTATGGCACACCAGGAGTCATTTGATCCGAAACCGTACGCGCCGATCGAATATCGGGGCGAGCTGAATGCTATCGCCACCAAGATTCCTGGGCAGCAGTTCGCCGAGACGTTGCCGCGCACGGCCGAGATGGCCGACAAGCTGACGGTGATCCGCTCGATGACCCACGGCGAGGCCGCCCATGAACGGGGCACGCATAACATGTTCACGGGCTACAAGCCCTCGCCGGCACTGGTCTTTCCCAGCATGGGGAGCGTGGTCAGCCACGAGTATGGTCCCCGCAACAATCTGCCGCCGTACGTCTGCATTCCCAATCAGCTGAACGAATATGCCGGCACTGGATATTTAAGCTCATCGTTTGCCCCGTTCAGCCTGGGGGCTGATCCCGCGTCCGCTGGCTTCCAGGTCCGCGACCTGAACATGGCCGGGGGCGTCGACAACATTCGTTTCGACCGTCGCAAGACGGCCCTGCAAACGGTCAATGATTATTTCCGAGCCAAAGAAAAGTCGGACGCCATCGACGCGATGGATACTTTCTACGAGCGGGCCTATAGCCTGGTCAGCTCAAAGGATGCTCGCGAGGCGTTCAATATCGAGGCCGAGCCAGCCGCGATTCGCGATGAGTACGGCCGCAACGAGGCAGGCCAACGCATGCTGATGGCCCGCCGCCTAGTGGTGGCCGGCGTGCGATTTGTGGCGCTGACCTATTCGGGCTGGGATATGCACACCGGCATCGCCGCCGGCATGCGGGGTGCCTTGCCGGCTTTCGACCAGGGCTTTGCCACGTTAGTTCGCGACCTCGATCGCATGGGTAAGCTCGACGAAACGTTGATCATGGTGTCGACCGAGTTTGGCCGCACACCCAAGATCAACGGCAACGCCGGCCGCGACCACTGGCCCAAGGTGTTCAGCGTGGTGCTGGCCGGTGGCGGCATCAAACGGGGTGCGATTTTTGGTTCGTCGAATGCCGTGGCCAGCGAGCCCGAGGATGACCCCATCGAGCCACCTGATTTGGCCACCACGATCTATCACCAGTTAGGCATCGTCGCCGACAAGGAACTGATGGCGCCGGGCAATCGGCCTATCGAAATCGTCGACGGCGGCCAGGTCCGCAAGGGCTTGCTCGCTTAG